The Dethiosulfovibrio salsuginis genome contains a region encoding:
- a CDS encoding sodium:solute symporter family protein, with the protein MFLVGLGATVVLFVLLGLRSARSVESSSDYSVAGRSVGAAGVSGIIMGAIVGGASTVGTVQMAYVSGLSAWWFTLGSALGCLILGLWFAGPLRRSGFVTVPEFLSRNYGGKMSGLSMVSASVGTFLSVVAQFLAGAALFRTILPISPELSAVILGSLILAFTYSGGLKSYSSIGKAKMVALYGTMALCALAAWSIASPAELLRALPVRPWFDLFGGGLRADGNALLSMVAGVFCTQIYVQGIFAASDERTAARGAILSAILIPPVGIMGVLTGLAMRASGVSVDPASALPSFITANFHPALAGAMWGVILVTLIGAGAGLSFGIATNLVRDGVIPLTKGKSDGELAMSRWAVALVVAAAGIMACAVQGSQILHWSYLSMGLRGAGTFIPLVVAVIWPERLSPRWALAANGTGLAAMAASGSLHIWLPPMASGIAASAAVTAMGMVRR; encoded by the coding sequence TTGTTTCTTGTCGGCTTAGGGGCCACAGTGGTCCTTTTCGTGCTTTTAGGGCTTAGATCCGCCAGGTCGGTGGAATCGTCGTCGGACTACTCGGTCGCCGGTCGGTCCGTCGGTGCCGCTGGGGTAAGCGGGATTATCATGGGAGCTATCGTAGGAGGGGCCTCGACGGTAGGAACGGTTCAGATGGCCTACGTGTCCGGCCTTTCGGCCTGGTGGTTCACATTAGGGTCCGCTCTAGGCTGTCTCATACTGGGGCTGTGGTTTGCAGGGCCTCTCAGACGATCGGGGTTCGTTACGGTTCCCGAGTTTCTCTCCCGAAACTACGGAGGAAAGATGAGCGGTCTGTCCATGGTCTCCGCCTCGGTGGGGACCTTTCTATCGGTAGTGGCCCAGTTTCTCGCGGGAGCGGCGCTGTTTCGGACCATACTGCCGATCTCGCCGGAACTCTCGGCGGTGATACTGGGCTCTCTCATACTGGCGTTCACCTATTCAGGAGGGCTTAAGAGCTACAGCTCTATAGGAAAGGCAAAGATGGTGGCCCTTTACGGGACAATGGCCCTCTGTGCCCTGGCCGCCTGGTCCATAGCGTCCCCGGCGGAGCTGCTAAGGGCCCTGCCGGTCAGGCCGTGGTTCGATCTTTTCGGAGGAGGGCTCAGAGCCGACGGCAACGCCTTACTGTCCATGGTAGCAGGGGTCTTCTGCACCCAGATATACGTCCAGGGAATCTTCGCTGCCTCCGACGAGAGGACCGCCGCCAGGGGAGCTATCCTCTCGGCCATCCTGATTCCTCCCGTGGGGATAATGGGGGTCCTCACAGGGCTGGCCATGAGGGCATCGGGAGTGTCGGTTGACCCGGCGTCAGCGCTACCGTCGTTTATAACCGCCAACTTTCACCCCGCTCTGGCGGGAGCTATGTGGGGAGTTATACTGGTGACCCTCATAGGGGCAGGGGCGGGACTATCCTTCGGTATAGCCACAAACTTAGTGAGAGACGGCGTAATCCCTTTGACCAAGGGAAAGAGCGACGGCGAGCTGGCGATGAGCCGGTGGGCTGTGGCTCTAGTGGTGGCGGCGGCGGGAATCATGGCCTGCGCCGTCCAGGGCTCTCAGATACTCCACTGGAGCTATCTGAGCATGGGGCTGAGAGGAGCAGGGACATTTATCCCTCTTGTTGTGGCTGTGATATGGCCTGAGAGGCTATCACCTAGGTGGGCCCTGGCGGCCAACGGAACGGGACTGGCTGCCATGGCGGCGTCGGGATCCCTCCATATATGGTTGCCACCGATGGCCTCCGGCATAGCGGCAAGTGCCGCCGTGACAGCGATGGGGATGGTGAGAAGATGA
- a CDS encoding efflux RND transporter periplasmic adaptor subunit, producing the protein MNLKRNLKWFFPGALAVMLIGVLFGPRFFSPKDGAREPIVVRPVKSMVLSPIDGAWIRTMPGRVQASRRVDLAFRVSGPLVELSAKEGEHVKAGDVLARIDPRDFQLALDGVRGSLSQARATLEAMRRGARAEDIRSLEAQVASARARAEEAEAQFSRFKRLYEAKAISQSEFDRYRTAKDVAASSLMAAQQELQKARKGAREEDIRAMESQIRSLQAQESAAAAALADTELRAPFDGTVARRMADNFQFVTARQPILSLQDTSSVEVVVDVPESAINLNPDDLDVWASFSSISGKFPLKLVEFSSAPDPETQTYRATLAMEVPDGIRLFPGMAAEVSGKIKYGGTGKVYRIPIEALLSDDRGSGVWVVGEDLRVQWTSVEVTHLGDGHVDVKGHIEAGDRVVTAGVHVIREGQSVRLLEGKR; encoded by the coding sequence ATGAACTTGAAAAGAAACTTAAAATGGTTTTTTCCCGGTGCTTTAGCGGTTATGCTGATAGGGGTGCTTTTTGGTCCGAGGTTCTTCTCCCCTAAAGACGGGGCAAGGGAACCTATCGTCGTCCGTCCAGTGAAATCCATGGTCCTCAGTCCTATCGACGGGGCCTGGATAAGGACTATGCCCGGAAGGGTCCAGGCATCTCGGAGGGTGGACCTGGCCTTTAGGGTGTCAGGACCTCTGGTGGAGCTGTCAGCTAAAGAGGGTGAGCATGTCAAGGCCGGAGATGTTCTAGCCAGAATAGATCCAAGGGACTTTCAGTTGGCCCTGGACGGTGTAAGAGGTTCTCTATCACAGGCCAGAGCCACCTTAGAGGCCATGAGGCGAGGGGCTAGAGCGGAGGATATCCGGTCTCTGGAGGCCCAGGTGGCCTCAGCGAGGGCAAGGGCGGAGGAGGCGGAGGCCCAGTTCAGCCGGTTTAAGAGGCTTTACGAGGCGAAAGCCATATCCCAGTCCGAGTTCGACCGGTACAGGACCGCCAAGGACGTGGCGGCCTCGTCGCTTATGGCGGCCCAGCAGGAGCTTCAGAAGGCCAGAAAAGGGGCCAGAGAGGAGGACATCCGGGCCATGGAATCTCAGATAAGGTCCCTTCAGGCCCAGGAGTCCGCCGCTGCCGCTGCTCTGGCGGACACCGAGCTAAGGGCACCTTTCGACGGAACGGTGGCTCGACGAATGGCGGATAACTTTCAGTTCGTCACAGCCCGACAGCCTATACTGAGCCTTCAGGATACCTCTTCGGTGGAGGTAGTGGTGGACGTCCCCGAGTCGGCGATAAACCTTAACCCCGACGACCTTGATGTATGGGCTTCGTTCTCGTCAATTTCGGGAAAGTTTCCCCTTAAGCTGGTGGAGTTCTCCTCCGCCCCGGACCCTGAGACCCAGACATATAGGGCCACCTTAGCTATGGAGGTTCCCGATGGGATCAGGCTATTTCCGGGAATGGCGGCGGAGGTCTCGGGAAAGATAAAGTACGGTGGGACGGGCAAGGTCTACCGGATCCCCATAGAGGCCCTTCTCTCCGACGATAGAGGATCGGGGGTCTGGGTCGTCGGAGAGGATCTCAGGGTCCAGTGGACCTCCGTGGAGGTAACCCACCTAGGTGACGGCCACGTCGACGTGAAAGGGCATATAGAGGCGGGAGATAGGGTGGTCACCGCAGGGGTCCACGTCATCAGGGAGGGGCAGTCCGTAAGGCTTTTGGAGGGCAAGAGATGA
- a CDS encoding TetR family transcriptional regulator — MARRTREEAAKTREKLLSVATDLFSKKGVDGVTLVEIGKEAGFTKGALYRHFGGKPGLLKELMDYGAEKVDQLEESCLKGPEEPLDRLRAMVMEEMEVFEGRQELQRILAIFLDRRSLAEDEGILSSIESLRDRTIGRIKSVMEEAKEKGHISKEIDLTVAAESLRLLIFGLMERKLYSSSPYDLSSQAKPMLELFFRALRP; from the coding sequence ATGGCTCGTAGAACCCGGGAGGAAGCCGCCAAGACCAGGGAAAAGCTCCTCTCCGTGGCTACTGACCTTTTCTCGAAAAAAGGGGTGGACGGAGTCACCTTGGTGGAGATAGGCAAGGAGGCGGGGTTCACAAAAGGGGCGCTGTACCGCCATTTCGGCGGAAAGCCGGGGCTCTTAAAGGAGCTCATGGACTACGGGGCGGAGAAGGTGGATCAACTGGAGGAATCCTGCCTGAAGGGACCAGAAGAGCCTCTGGACAGGCTCCGAGCCATGGTCATGGAGGAGATGGAGGTATTCGAGGGCCGTCAGGAGCTGCAACGGATACTGGCCATATTTCTGGACCGCAGAAGCTTAGCGGAGGACGAGGGGATACTGTCGTCCATAGAGTCCCTGAGGGACAGGACCATCGGAAGGATAAAGTCGGTGATGGAGGAGGCCAAAGAAAAGGGACACATCTCCAAGGAGATCGACCTGACCGTTGCGGCGGAGAGCCTTAGACTGCTGATCTTCGGCCTTATGGAGAGAAAGCTGTACTCCTCCTCCCCCTATGATCTGTCCTCTCAGGCCAAGCCTATGCTGGAGCTTTTTTTTAGAGCTCTAAGGCCATAG
- a CDS encoding epoxyqueuosine reductase produces MGITAMKLKDRALALGANLVGIADVSSLEVPFDRAISVAVALNRDIVSSVGQGPHIEYQAEYLSVNAKIDQVLGEITCWIQGEGYAAVVEPASSPNFDREKLAAAFPHKTAATMSGLGWIGKNALLVTKEYGSAVRLGTVFTDAPLQADVPQASSLCGSCTLCRKACPVAAPGETLWSPGMAREDLVDIRSCWGQLRLFMEERELKHAICGICIQACPWTKKYLHSR; encoded by the coding sequence ATGGGTATCACTGCGATGAAACTCAAGGACAGAGCCCTGGCTCTCGGGGCGAATCTGGTGGGCATAGCCGATGTGTCATCTCTTGAGGTCCCCTTTGATAGAGCCATCTCAGTCGCCGTAGCTTTGAACCGAGATATAGTCTCCTCCGTTGGGCAGGGTCCTCATATCGAATATCAGGCCGAATATCTGTCGGTTAACGCCAAGATAGATCAGGTACTTGGGGAAATCACGTGCTGGATTCAGGGCGAGGGCTACGCCGCCGTCGTGGAGCCAGCGTCCTCGCCTAACTTTGACAGGGAAAAGCTGGCCGCTGCCTTCCCCCACAAGACCGCCGCTACTATGTCGGGGCTCGGCTGGATCGGAAAAAACGCCCTCTTGGTGACGAAAGAGTACGGCTCTGCCGTTCGGCTTGGGACGGTTTTTACCGATGCCCCTCTTCAGGCCGACGTCCCTCAGGCCAGCTCTCTCTGCGGTAGCTGCACCCTTTGTCGCAAGGCCTGCCCCGTCGCCGCCCCAGGGGAGACTCTATGGTCCCCCGGTATGGCCAGGGAGGACCTGGTGGACATCCGATCCTGTTGGGGCCAGTTACGTCTGTTCATGGAGGAAAGAGAGCTGAAGCACGCCATCTGCGGAATCTGCATACAGGCCTGTCCGTGGACAAAAAAATACCTCCATTCCCGTTGA
- a CDS encoding alpha/beta fold hydrolase: MAPSFRTIDVDDVTLAYAVAGQGEPLLLIMGFGGTMDYWGFPFLSHLAKSFKVIAFDNRGVGESSLGTESPSISRFALDAAALLDRLGYPSAHVLGWSMGGYIAQELALERPDLLRRLVLYGTCSDHRAALAARKEAFAELMDTSLSDQGRTEVALKMLFPTTWLQEHPGFAQAFVSRPMTVYSRCADGIAAQVEAIASWEGCTSRLGRINARTLVIAGEMDHVIPPELSRKTAELIPNGGYDSFADGGHGLIYQYPKELAQMAAGFLGA, from the coding sequence ATGGCCCCCAGCTTCAGGACCATCGACGTAGACGACGTCACACTGGCCTACGCCGTGGCGGGGCAGGGCGAGCCGCTCCTTTTGATAATGGGCTTCGGTGGGACCATGGACTACTGGGGCTTCCCCTTTCTCTCCCACCTTGCGAAAAGCTTTAAGGTCATAGCCTTCGACAACCGGGGTGTCGGAGAGAGCTCCTTGGGGACCGAATCCCCCTCTATCTCCCGGTTCGCCCTGGACGCAGCGGCCCTCCTGGATCGCCTTGGCTATCCCTCCGCCCACGTCCTAGGTTGGTCCATGGGGGGCTACATCGCCCAGGAGCTGGCCCTTGAGAGGCCCGACCTCCTGAGACGGCTGGTCCTGTACGGAACCTGCTCGGACCACCGGGCTGCCCTGGCCGCCAGAAAAGAGGCCTTCGCCGAGCTGATGGACACCTCCCTGTCGGATCAGGGCAGGACCGAGGTCGCCCTTAAAATGCTGTTCCCCACGACCTGGCTCCAAGAACATCCCGGCTTTGCCCAGGCCTTCGTCTCCCGGCCTATGACGGTCTACTCCCGGTGCGCCGATGGAATTGCGGCCCAGGTGGAGGCCATAGCCTCCTGGGAGGGGTGTACCTCAAGGTTGGGCAGGATAAACGCCAGGACCTTGGTCATAGCTGGAGAGATGGACCACGTCATACCGCCGGAGCTGTCAAGGAAGACCGCCGAGCTGATACCTAACGGAGGATACGACTCCTTTGCCGACGGAGGGCACGGCCTGATCTACCAGTATCCCAAAGAGCTGGCCCAGATGGCGGCGGGTTTTTTAGGGGCCTGA
- a CDS encoding CatB-related O-acetyltransferase yields the protein MKGPDPDKVHPRRRYSQLVFLKNVVKSPNIIVGDYTYYDDIRGDRPLEFEKNVIHSAQEKLIIGKFCSIGAETVFVMSGGNHPIDNVSTYPFGLMGSGWEPAPFRPVLKGDITIGNDVWIGFRATVLGGVTIGDGAVIGAGAVVTKDVPPYTVVGGNPASEIKKRFDDLTIEMLLKVRWWDWPPEKITRNVKVLSSPSVGGLKRCR from the coding sequence ATGAAGGGTCCCGATCCCGATAAGGTTCACCCCAGAAGGCGGTACTCCCAGCTGGTGTTCCTGAAAAACGTGGTCAAAAGCCCCAACATAATCGTCGGAGACTACACCTACTACGACGACATCCGAGGGGACAGGCCCCTGGAGTTCGAGAAAAACGTAATCCACTCGGCTCAGGAAAAGCTGATAATCGGCAAGTTCTGCTCCATCGGTGCGGAGACGGTGTTCGTCATGAGCGGTGGAAACCACCCCATAGACAACGTGAGCACCTACCCCTTTGGCCTCATGGGAAGCGGCTGGGAGCCAGCGCCCTTCAGACCGGTTCTAAAGGGAGACATAACGATAGGAAACGACGTCTGGATCGGCTTTCGGGCTACCGTCCTAGGGGGCGTAACGATAGGGGACGGAGCGGTCATAGGGGCCGGGGCGGTGGTAACAAAAGACGTCCCCCCCTACACGGTGGTGGGAGGAAACCCGGCGTCGGAGATAAAAAAACGGTTCGACGACCTGACGATAGAGATGCTCCTGAAGGTGAGGTGGTGGGACTGGCCGCCGGAGAAGATCACCAGAAACGTAAAAGTCCTATCGTCGCCATCGGTTGGGGGCCTGAAGCGGTGCCGATAG
- the chrA gene encoding chromate efflux transporter — translation MKKTEWSVFLKDVLICSLGAYGGPEAHYGVFTDQMVTKKRYLTEEELVELIALTGILPGPSSTQTIVAIGHKVGGPWLALLTMLVWALPVLTLMTLLSFLSQFMGSMNISKDGLRYIGPMAVGFVLLAAYKIGLKVVTDRFTLSLSLLGATATYFIREPWIYPLVLIAGGAATVIASKERDLWNHVKISPPWRYLVAFGFFAVGSLLLAFIWDNPIARLFESFYRYGYLVIGGGQVVVPLMYSELVEVNHYMTNQEFLTGFGLVQGLPGPMFSFSAYAGGMAARGGGTVTQVLGAMAGGIAIFLPGLLLIYFVYPTWESLKKIKAIKISLKGIVAVAGGLVTVAAIILIQRNGLELGNLFAMVITLSLLLTKKVPAPLIVLAFLIAGFAL, via the coding sequence ATGAAAAAAACTGAGTGGAGCGTTTTCTTAAAGGATGTATTAATATGTTCATTAGGAGCCTATGGAGGTCCTGAAGCCCATTACGGCGTTTTTACAGATCAGATGGTTACCAAGAAAAGATACCTCACCGAGGAAGAGCTGGTGGAGCTAATAGCGCTGACGGGCATTTTACCTGGACCGAGCAGCACCCAGACCATCGTAGCCATCGGGCATAAAGTTGGAGGCCCATGGCTGGCCCTACTGACAATGTTGGTCTGGGCGTTGCCGGTCCTTACACTTATGACCTTGCTATCTTTTTTAAGCCAGTTCATGGGAAGCATGAACATATCCAAAGACGGCCTGAGGTATATAGGGCCAATGGCGGTAGGGTTCGTCCTATTAGCTGCATACAAAATAGGGCTCAAAGTGGTGACGGATCGATTTACGCTGTCCCTTTCCCTGTTGGGAGCGACGGCAACGTACTTTATCCGAGAGCCCTGGATTTACCCCCTGGTCCTGATCGCAGGGGGAGCGGCGACGGTGATAGCGTCGAAGGAGAGGGATCTTTGGAACCACGTGAAGATAAGCCCACCGTGGCGGTATCTGGTCGCTTTCGGATTTTTCGCCGTCGGAAGCCTCTTGCTGGCCTTTATATGGGACAACCCCATCGCCCGACTCTTCGAGAGCTTTTATCGCTATGGGTATCTGGTAATCGGTGGCGGTCAGGTCGTGGTACCTCTTATGTACAGCGAGCTGGTTGAGGTGAACCACTACATGACCAACCAGGAATTTTTAACCGGGTTCGGACTCGTCCAGGGTCTGCCTGGGCCGATGTTCAGCTTCAGCGCTTACGCCGGAGGAATGGCGGCTAGAGGTGGCGGCACTGTCACTCAAGTTCTAGGGGCGATGGCTGGAGGAATAGCCATATTTTTACCGGGGCTACTGTTGATCTACTTCGTGTACCCTACGTGGGAAAGCCTGAAAAAGATAAAGGCGATAAAGATATCGTTAAAAGGCATTGTCGCCGTCGCTGGTGGTCTTGTCACAGTAGCGGCGATCATCCTCATCCAGCGGAATGGATTGGAGCTAGGCAACCTTTTTGCCATGGTGATCACATTGTCCCTATTGCTGACGAAAAAGGTTCCCGCCCCGCTTATCGTCCTGGCCTTCCTGATAGCGGGCTTCGCCCTATAG
- a CDS encoding efflux RND transporter permease subunit — translation MNIGRWAMERKSFTLFVAVLIAIGGVWAYSGLGRLEDPDFTVKTALVVTSYPGASPTEVEEEVTDQIEQAVQRLPQLKRVRSQSRRGLSVVYVDIKDRYTNGKLPQVWDELRRKITEAQGHLPPGAGPSMVNDDFGDVFGVVFAITGDGYSMAELKTYGDRIKKALLLVPDVAQVSLWGDRTEAVFVEMSRSRMTELGVSPEQIAATLQGQNLVADSGSVSAGSLRIPIDPTGNLRSVEDIGELLIRGGVGGRLLALKDVARIYRGYIDPPRKVMSINGRSAIAIGVSTVPGGNVVRMGDMVKEELKRIEQDLPVGVDIETVTYQSDLVRDAVQGFVVNLVEAVAIVIVLLVVFMGTVSGLLMGAILLLTIAATFVAMRIIGIELHSVSLGALIISLGMLVDNAIVVTEGILVGISAGKDGKATASRIVEETKWPLLGATVVAILAFAAIGLSQDVTGEFCRSLFQVVAVSLLISWILAITVTPLLAVMFLKPDGNGGEKGGSFYSLYSGFLIKCVDRRKLTLGSMVLLLALALWGFRFVGQSFFPDTVRDQFMIQYWLPEGTDVDRTAQDLKEISEHLLKEETSVASVAAFAGEGPLRFYLAFEPELPNSSYGFLLVTVKDYDAIGGIMARQSLWTAERFPDSEARFERFKKGPGVGAKVKLRITGDDPSVLRKLSRQVRAIMAQDPAGIDIRDDWRQKVKVLVPEVNEARARRSGLTRAEIAGALKGNFDGRPVGVYREGDNLLPIMVRAPEAERQDLDSVEDVQIWSRGLRRFVPAGQVFSGLRLQWEDPIIWRRNRSRVITPQCDPLTGTAEELRRRILPLVDSLEVPHGYELVWGGEFEDSKTSQDALLKPFLLSFVLMIVVVMGLFNGFRQPAVVFLCLPLAAIGVTLGLLVTGQSFGFMALLGYLSLAGMLIKNAIVLLDQIELELAQGKARFSAVMEASTGRIRPVMMAAMTTVLGMAPLALDDFFAAMAVTIMFGLTFATVLTLIVVPVLYCALYGISSDEVSHGS, via the coding sequence ATGAACATCGGCAGGTGGGCCATGGAGAGAAAATCCTTCACCCTCTTCGTGGCGGTGCTTATCGCCATCGGTGGAGTCTGGGCTTACTCGGGTTTAGGCCGTCTTGAGGACCCTGACTTCACCGTAAAGACTGCCCTGGTAGTGACCTCTTACCCTGGAGCCTCTCCTACGGAGGTGGAGGAGGAGGTCACGGACCAGATAGAGCAGGCGGTTCAGAGGCTTCCTCAGCTGAAGCGGGTTCGGTCTCAGTCCCGAAGGGGCCTGTCGGTGGTCTACGTGGATATAAAGGACCGCTACACCAACGGAAAACTTCCTCAGGTCTGGGACGAGCTTCGGAGAAAGATAACTGAGGCCCAAGGGCATCTCCCCCCCGGTGCTGGCCCCTCCATGGTCAACGACGACTTCGGTGACGTATTCGGAGTGGTCTTCGCCATAACAGGGGACGGCTACTCTATGGCGGAGCTGAAGACCTACGGGGACAGGATAAAAAAGGCCCTCCTTCTCGTTCCCGACGTCGCCCAGGTCTCCCTTTGGGGGGATAGGACCGAGGCGGTGTTCGTGGAGATGTCTCGGTCCAGAATGACCGAGCTCGGCGTATCGCCAGAGCAGATAGCCGCCACCCTCCAGGGCCAGAACCTGGTGGCCGACTCGGGGTCGGTGTCGGCGGGATCCCTGAGGATCCCTATAGATCCCACGGGAAACCTCAGGTCGGTGGAGGATATCGGGGAGCTCCTGATAAGAGGGGGCGTCGGAGGGCGGCTGTTGGCCCTCAAGGACGTCGCCCGCATATACAGGGGCTACATAGATCCTCCTAGAAAGGTGATGTCCATAAACGGACGGTCCGCTATCGCCATAGGAGTGTCCACCGTTCCAGGGGGAAACGTGGTCCGAATGGGAGACATGGTCAAAGAGGAGCTTAAAAGGATCGAGCAGGATCTGCCAGTAGGGGTTGACATAGAGACGGTCACTTACCAGAGCGACCTGGTTCGGGACGCAGTCCAGGGTTTTGTCGTCAACCTGGTCGAGGCGGTGGCCATAGTGATCGTCCTGCTGGTGGTCTTCATGGGAACGGTAAGCGGCCTCCTTATGGGAGCCATTCTGCTTCTCACCATAGCGGCCACCTTCGTGGCGATGAGGATAATAGGCATAGAGCTCCACAGCGTGTCCTTAGGGGCCCTAATAATCTCTTTGGGAATGCTGGTTGACAACGCTATCGTCGTCACAGAGGGGATACTGGTCGGCATATCCGCCGGAAAGGACGGTAAAGCCACGGCCTCCCGGATAGTGGAGGAGACCAAGTGGCCTCTCTTGGGAGCCACCGTCGTCGCCATACTGGCCTTCGCCGCCATCGGCCTCTCTCAGGACGTAACAGGGGAGTTCTGTCGAAGCCTATTCCAGGTTGTGGCGGTGTCTTTGCTTATATCCTGGATACTGGCCATAACCGTGACGCCTTTGCTGGCGGTCATGTTTCTTAAACCCGACGGTAATGGCGGCGAAAAGGGCGGTTCCTTCTACTCCCTTTACAGCGGCTTCCTCATAAAGTGCGTCGATCGACGAAAGCTAACCTTGGGGTCTATGGTGTTGCTTTTGGCCCTGGCTCTATGGGGCTTTCGCTTCGTGGGCCAGAGCTTCTTCCCTGACACAGTCAGAGATCAGTTCATGATCCAATACTGGCTTCCTGAGGGGACCGACGTCGACAGGACCGCCCAGGACCTTAAGGAGATATCGGAGCACCTCCTAAAAGAAGAGACCTCCGTCGCTTCCGTGGCGGCCTTCGCAGGGGAGGGGCCCCTTCGGTTCTATCTGGCCTTCGAGCCGGAGCTTCCCAACAGTTCCTACGGATTTCTCCTGGTGACCGTTAAAGACTACGATGCCATAGGGGGAATAATGGCAAGGCAGTCCCTCTGGACCGCCGAGAGATTTCCCGACTCGGAGGCCCGGTTTGAGCGGTTCAAAAAGGGGCCTGGGGTTGGAGCCAAAGTCAAACTTAGGATCACCGGAGACGACCCATCGGTGCTCAGAAAGCTCTCCAGACAGGTGAGGGCCATCATGGCCCAGGATCCCGCGGGGATCGACATCAGGGACGACTGGAGACAGAAGGTCAAGGTCCTGGTCCCCGAGGTGAACGAGGCCAGGGCAAGACGTTCTGGCCTGACCAGGGCGGAGATAGCGGGAGCGTTGAAAGGAAACTTCGACGGCAGACCTGTAGGGGTATATCGGGAGGGGGATAACCTGCTTCCTATAATGGTAAGGGCCCCTGAGGCGGAGAGGCAGGACCTGGACTCGGTGGAGGACGTCCAGATATGGAGCCGAGGTCTGAGGCGTTTCGTCCCGGCGGGGCAGGTGTTTTCAGGACTCAGGCTACAGTGGGAGGATCCGATCATATGGCGCAGGAATCGCTCAAGGGTCATAACACCTCAGTGCGATCCTCTGACCGGGACCGCCGAGGAGCTTCGCCGGAGGATCCTTCCTTTGGTAGATTCCCTTGAGGTGCCCCACGGCTATGAACTTGTATGGGGAGGGGAGTTCGAGGACTCAAAGACCTCTCAGGATGCCCTGTTAAAGCCCTTCTTGCTCAGCTTCGTCCTCATGATAGTGGTGGTTATGGGGCTCTTCAACGGCTTCAGGCAGCCAGCGGTGGTCTTTCTGTGTCTGCCATTAGCCGCCATAGGGGTGACCCTCGGGCTTTTGGTGACGGGCCAGAGCTTCGGTTTCATGGCCCTGCTGGGATACCTCAGCCTTGCGGGAATGCTCATCAAAAACGCCATCGTCCTGCTCGATCAGATAGAGCTTGAGCTGGCCCAGGGCAAGGCCCGATTCTCCGCGGTTATGGAGGCCTCCACCGGCAGGATTCGTCCGGTCATGATGGCGGCCATGACCACCGTCCTCGGCATGGCACCACTGGCTCTGGACGACTTCTTCGCCGCTATGGCTGTGACCATAATGTTCGGGCTTACCTTCGCCACGGTGCTGACCCTCATAGTGGTTCCGGTGCTCTACTGTGCCCTTTATGGAATATCCTCCGACGAGGTATCCCATGGCTCGTAG
- a CDS encoding lipoate--protein ligase, whose translation MNCIIHRGNDPFFNLAMEEVLFDRSSRTGEGYILLWRNAPTVVVGRFQNAAGEINEPFLREKGVSVVRRTTGGGAVYHDLGNLNYTFILPVGDRDSKGLDFALYTRPLLDYLEELGVKAELTGRNDLTIEGKKFSGNAQHISKDTMLHHGTILFDTCLEDVAASLSVDPEKFKSKGVASVRSRVTNVSPHLPSPMTMDSFIEGLMAHFAAPFGQTPRALNDDEERAISAMRESKYATWDWVWGSSPPFSLTSERRFEKGKVQVYLDVNDGIISDAAIRGDFFSVQDPSGLEEALRSVKFDRESVASALQGLDVERHLMGISREDLIDLVMS comes from the coding sequence ATGAACTGCATAATACATCGGGGCAACGACCCCTTTTTCAACTTAGCTATGGAAGAAGTCCTCTTCGATCGGTCCTCCCGAACCGGTGAGGGCTACATACTCTTATGGAGAAACGCCCCCACGGTGGTGGTGGGCCGGTTCCAAAACGCCGCAGGGGAGATAAACGAGCCCTTCCTGCGTGAAAAGGGCGTCTCGGTGGTCAGACGGACCACCGGAGGCGGGGCGGTCTACCACGACCTGGGCAACCTCAACTACACCTTTATCCTCCCGGTGGGCGACCGTGATTCCAAGGGACTGGACTTCGCCCTCTACACCAGGCCTCTCCTGGACTACCTGGAGGAACTGGGGGTAAAGGCGGAGCTAACCGGTAGAAACGACCTAACCATAGAGGGCAAGAAATTCTCCGGCAACGCGCAACACATCAGCAAAGACACCATGCTCCACCACGGAACCATACTGTTCGACACCTGTCTTGAGGACGTGGCGGCCTCCCTGTCGGTGGACCCTGAGAAGTTCAAGTCCAAGGGAGTGGCGTCGGTCAGGAGCCGGGTCACCAACGTGTCCCCCCATCTTCCGAGTCCTATGACAATGGACAGCTTTATAGAGGGCCTGATGGCCCACTTCGCCGCTCCCTTCGGCCAGACACCAAGGGCCTTAAACGACGATGAGGAAAGGGCCATCTCCGCCATGAGGGAGTCCAAATACGCCACCTGGGACTGGGTGTGGGGAAGTTCCCCGCCCTTCTCCCTGACCTCGGAGCGTCGCTTTGAGAAGGGCAAGGTCCAGGTCTACCTTGACGTAAACGATGGCATCATCTCCGACGCCGCCATAAGGGGAGACTTCTTCAGCGTCCAAGATCCCTCGGGCCTTGAGGAGGCCCTGAGATCGGTCAAGTTCGACCGAGAATCGGTTGCCTCCGCCCTTCAGGGCCTGGACGTGGAGCGTCACCTTATGGGGATCTCCAGGGAGGACCTTATAGATCTGGTGATGAGCTGA